A region of Dioscorea cayenensis subsp. rotundata cultivar TDr96_F1 chromosome 5, TDr96_F1_v2_PseudoChromosome.rev07_lg8_w22 25.fasta, whole genome shotgun sequence DNA encodes the following proteins:
- the LOC120260195 gene encoding WAT1-related protein At1g25270-like, whose protein sequence is MKPALCMAFVQVVLAGTNILYKLAVNDGMDMRIMVAYRYIFAAAFFSPLAYFIERKKRPGMTWMILFYSFLSGILWYHESVDHFLSLVSSITVLHLHELLWGTLTQNLYIASIKLTSATFTSAMTNLTPAMTFILAIIFGLESLHIKTMSGQAKVLGTLIGIGGAMLLTFYKGVQINIWPKSYNIMEGHQGTSHAIPHQDHDNLVKGLMLALASCISYSIWLIIQAKAIKLFPCQYSLTALMCLMAAVQSACFALAMDSEWVQWRMGFDVRLLTAVCSGIVASGLSVTVMAWCIRKKGPLYASVFNPLMLVIVALLGSLLLDEKLHLGSVLGAVLIVLGLYIVLWGKGREAANIKEASFSDHDSIHPCYSA, encoded by the exons atgaagccaGCTCTGTGCATGGCTTTTGTGCAAGTTGTGCTTGCAGGGACTAACATCTTGTACAAGCTTGCTGTCAATGATGGCATGGACATGAGGATCATGGTAGCATATAGATACATCTTCGCAGCTGCCTTCTTTTCTCCTCTTGCCTACTTCATTGAGAG GAAGAAAAGGCCTGGTATGACATGGATGATCTTGTTTTACTCCTTTCTCAGTGGGATTCTTTGG TATCACGAGAGCGTGGACCATTTTTTATCCTTAGTTTCAAGTATCACAGTCCTTCACCTTCATGAACTTTTATG GGGTACATTGACTCAGAACTTGTACATAGCTAGCATTAAACTTACTTCAGCAACCTTTACCTCCGCAATGACTAATCTCACCCCTGCAATGACGTTCATTTTAGCAATCATTTTCGG ATTGGAGAGTTTGCACATCAAAACTATGTCAGGACAAGCAAAGGTATTGGGAACATTGATAGGGATAGGAGGTGCTATGCTTCTGACCTTCTATAAAGGAGTGCAGATAAATATTTGGCCCAAAAGCTACAACATCATGGAAGGTCACCAAGGAACAAGCCATGCAATCCCTCATCAAGACCACGATAATTTAGTCAAAGGCTTAATGCTGGCTTTAGCCAGTTGTATTTCTTATTCCATTTGGTTGATAATTCAG GCCAAGGCTATTAAACTGTTTCCCTGTCAGTACTCGCTCACTGCTCTCATGTGTTTAATGGCTGCGGTGCAATCTGCTTGCTTTGCCCTAGCTATGGATAGTGAATGGGTGCAATGGAGAATGGGGTTCGACGTCCGACTTCTTACTGCTGTCTGctcg GGAATAGTTGCATCAGGATTGAGTGTCACAGTAATGGCATGGTGCATAAGAAAGAAGGGGCCTTTATATGCTTCTGTTTTCAATCCACTCATGCTTGTCATTGTGGCTCTACTAGGTTCACTACTTCTTGATGAAAAACTGCACCTTGGAAG TGTGCTTGGAGCCGTGTTGATTGTGCTTGGGCTATACATTGTGTTATGGGGGAAGGGAAGAGAGGCAGCTAATATTAAAGAGGCCTCTTTTAGTGATCATGATTCTATACATCCATGTTACAGTGCATGA